The genome window GTGACATTGCAAATATTTAGCACTGGTGACTGAGTCTGTTATTTCCTAGGTGATATAGTTGGCcagcaggtttcttttttttttttttttttaacaaaataagcaAACGCTTACTTTATCATtcacacataaaattatatagaaacaACACACAAACTGCTTGGAATGCAAATATTCTTTGGTTTACTCATCAAAATAGCAAATAACAAAATAGCAAAAACCTTATCAGTTAAATAAAAAAGTGACATTCTTTATTTACCTATCAAACCTTACTAAACACTGAAATGCATTCATTTTCATTCCCATGTTCTTCTGGCAATATCCTGTCTTCCCTTTTGCCTTTCATCTCCCTAAATTAAATTATTCTGATGGGCTCGTCTCTAAGGTAAAGATTGTTTTATCATTCTTAAAACCACTTACTTTTTATTGTCCCAATATCGGGAATGATCTAgatttcctctttgtctcttaCATTTAAAACAGGTATGAAAAATGGAGATTCCATCAGCACATTTTCAAGATGACGTAAGTAAGCCCTCAGCAAGCATTTCAAGGCAATGGTATGCCATTTTGGGGAATTTTCATGTTTTGGGAAGTATTACTGTTGGTACTGAAAAACAGGACTCGATTCCAGAAGCATAGTCTTATGTTAGACATTATTCATAACGTCAAATACAATTGGTTTCTACAATATTGATTTCAGAGAagcagttttctatttttctgaaggTTCAATTTGACTGCCTTAATTCTTGAACCTTAATTCTTAATTAAGACGGAATTCTTGAATGTCAGTGACAAAGTCTTTATCAAAAGATGTTTTAACAAAAGGTAAACGTGAAAATGGAATTGTTTCAAAAGGAGAAATGACAGTAAGAGAGAGCTCTTGGCTTTTTAAAAGAGGTACACATACATAGTAAGGAATAAAGGTGAATCAAAATACACAATTCTGTACATGACAGAAATATCCAATGTGCCACCAACATAACAACTGCCCTAAAAAAGATGTCTTGAGGTTTGGAGCCACACGTATCTTTCTTTATATAACTCTATATTTGCATCACGCAACCATACATCTTCCCGTGATCTGCTAACCACTGGGAAGCTTTTTACCAGAATATTTGGCAATATGCTTTGCTTCAAATAAAACAAGCCTCATAAAACATTAGCATTAATGTCTGACAACTGAATTGGGCAAAGTCTTTCTGAAATATGTGTaatctttaaaacattattttttttcttcataaatcaGCAGTGCTCCATCTTCAAATAAATCACGAGCAGTCACAATCTCAACTCACATGCTCATATGTTCTCTTCATCTAACATTTTGTTGATGCCATCACACAGTTTTTGTAAGTGGGGTTTAAAACTTCCGAAGGGATTATACAAGGCAGCCAAGAAATCACAATCTGAAAAATGATCAAAGACATTATTAACCCGTCCATGTGACTTGGCGGTGAGGTGACGCTGGATGACCTGGTGGAGCATCTCTCTACACTCATTTAACAGCCTGGATAACACATTCCGGTCAAAGGTGAAATCCACCTGATGGAAACTGACCACGGTCATAGCAAGTTGATGAACTTTCTTCTTGAATTTCTCCATCAGTGCTAGCTCATCTTGGTTAAACTGATTATTCCTGTAAAGAATGGCCAGCTTGATGACTGTTTTGATGAGGTTTTTGA of Delphinus delphis chromosome 3, mDelDel1.2, whole genome shotgun sequence contains these proteins:
- the TNFAIP8 gene encoding tumor necrosis factor alpha-induced protein 8 isoform X3, with protein sequence MLKLLATDVFNSKNLAVQAQKKILGKMASKSVATTLIDDTSSEVLDELYRVTKEYTQNKKEAEKIIKNLIKTVIKLAILYRNNQFNQDELALMEKFKKKVHQLAMTVVSFHQVDFTFDRNVLSRLLNECREMLHQVIQRHLTAKSHGRVNNVFDHFSDCDFLAALYNPFGSFKPHLQKLCDGINKMLDEENI
- the TNFAIP8 gene encoding tumor necrosis factor alpha-induced protein 8 isoform X1, with the translated sequence MSAAVASATAYPDTMHSEAEESKEVATDVFNSKNLAVQAQKKILGKMASKSVATTLIDDTSSEVLDELYRVTKEYTQNKKEAEKIIKNLIKTVIKLAILYRNNQFNQDELALMEKFKKKVHQLAMTVVSFHQVDFTFDRNVLSRLLNECREMLHQVIQRHLTAKSHGRVNNVFDHFSDCDFLAALYNPFGSFKPHLQKLCDGINKMLDEENI
- the TNFAIP8 gene encoding tumor necrosis factor alpha-induced protein 8 isoform X5; its protein translation is MASKSVATTLIDDTSSEVLDELYRVTKEYTQNKKEAEKIIKNLIKTVIKLAILYRNNQFNQDELALMEKFKKKVHQLAMTVVSFHQVDFTFDRNVLSRLLNECREMLHQVIQRHLTAKSHGRVNNVFDHFSDCDFLAALYNPFGSFKPHLQKLCDGINKMLDEENI
- the TNFAIP8 gene encoding tumor necrosis factor alpha-induced protein 8 isoform X2; the protein is MLLLFQRLNRAGLKQVATDVFNSKNLAVQAQKKILGKMASKSVATTLIDDTSSEVLDELYRVTKEYTQNKKEAEKIIKNLIKTVIKLAILYRNNQFNQDELALMEKFKKKVHQLAMTVVSFHQVDFTFDRNVLSRLLNECREMLHQVIQRHLTAKSHGRVNNVFDHFSDCDFLAALYNPFGSFKPHLQKLCDGINKMLDEENI
- the TNFAIP8 gene encoding tumor necrosis factor alpha-induced protein 8 isoform X4, with product MATDVFNSKNLAVQAQKKILGKMASKSVATTLIDDTSSEVLDELYRVTKEYTQNKKEAEKIIKNLIKTVIKLAILYRNNQFNQDELALMEKFKKKVHQLAMTVVSFHQVDFTFDRNVLSRLLNECREMLHQVIQRHLTAKSHGRVNNVFDHFSDCDFLAALYNPFGSFKPHLQKLCDGINKMLDEENI